The Lysobacter sp. HDW10 genome window below encodes:
- a CDS encoding replication initiation factor domain-containing protein — MFDAPNLNTSPHTGCIQGDAGTALTGLPLSNRGVDSPEGMKTWAGIDWVAGSVDLFDVLREVSDTYSWRDLETIGEHLKCFGPKPKPKGSEADENGELVVGSQYVFVPADANVRACALDVFQYFFEGCAMQLSRDAGPGKFYAYRYMLRNLQDQPCGMIELGGSLTLRKDTGRPSVRIELTGLGCSLFEQRGNASADHAQLWCAFRAKLERVGAQLTRVDVAYDDFLGVNSVKHAECMWDLGEFDYKFGPEMKRPEAKEFNDKGSGKGCTFYVGNSSSEKQLRVYEKGKQLGDRESPWVRWELQFRSSTRKKLSLDILTDPMAYMRGAFECLDFVASCMKRLEVTGEASKACIKSVMRHARRMYGATFHQLRLLAPDRESFLQLIERLETEKVPRWAKTGRPTWDDVFVSNDPTESSSESST, encoded by the coding sequence GTGTTTGATGCCCCGAACCTGAACACCTCACCCCATACGGGATGCATTCAAGGCGACGCCGGAACGGCGTTGACTGGACTCCCCTTGTCTAACAGGGGAGTCGACTCTCCCGAAGGCATGAAAACGTGGGCTGGTATCGACTGGGTAGCCGGAAGCGTGGATCTGTTCGATGTGCTCCGTGAAGTGTCGGACACGTATAGCTGGCGGGATCTAGAGACCATTGGCGAGCATTTGAAGTGTTTCGGCCCCAAGCCAAAGCCGAAAGGCTCTGAAGCGGACGAAAACGGCGAGCTCGTTGTTGGCAGTCAATACGTTTTTGTCCCCGCCGATGCCAACGTCCGCGCTTGCGCTTTAGACGTTTTCCAATACTTCTTCGAGGGCTGCGCTATGCAGCTTTCGAGGGACGCCGGTCCAGGCAAGTTTTACGCCTACCGCTACATGCTCCGCAATTTGCAAGACCAGCCATGCGGCATGATTGAGCTCGGCGGATCGTTGACGTTACGCAAGGACACGGGCAGGCCATCCGTTCGCATTGAGTTAACCGGTCTCGGCTGCTCACTTTTTGAACAGCGTGGAAACGCGAGCGCAGACCACGCGCAGCTGTGGTGCGCGTTTCGAGCGAAGCTCGAACGCGTTGGAGCGCAACTTACACGCGTTGACGTTGCTTACGATGATTTTCTTGGCGTCAATTCAGTGAAGCATGCTGAGTGCATGTGGGACCTCGGCGAATTTGATTACAAATTCGGCCCTGAAATGAAGCGTCCAGAGGCAAAAGAGTTCAACGACAAGGGCAGCGGTAAAGGCTGCACGTTTTATGTCGGGAATAGCAGCAGCGAGAAACAGCTTCGTGTTTATGAGAAGGGCAAACAACTAGGCGACCGCGAATCACCGTGGGTTCGGTGGGAGCTCCAGTTCCGCAGTTCTACGCGTAAAAAGCTCTCGCTCGACATTCTCACGGACCCGATGGCTTATATGCGCGGCGCATTTGAGTGCCTAGATTTCGTTGCGTCTTGCATGAAGCGCCTAGAGGTTACCGGCGAAGCGTCAAAAGCCTGCATTAAATCGGTCATGCGACACGCTCGCCGAATGTACGGCGCAACGTTCCATCAACTTCGACTCCTCGCACCAGATCGGGAGTCATTTCTTCAGCTTATTGAGCGCCTAGAAACTGAAAAGGTTCCTCGATGGGCAAAGACAGGGCGTCCAACGTGGGATGACGTCTTTG
- a CDS encoding enhanced serine sensitivity protein SseB C-terminal domain-containing protein, giving the protein MIPEDEINRLMDLAIADKTTEPAFFRALLGATLYALAPRKSKRGRLHFIQFTTPQGVTVFPCFTDQAQAVAAAGGNATLVGLTGRQLLELTRGRILLLNPNSISCLLYPEEVAALLDRDEVAIVEQLETGDRQLRIAPPTDVPSRLIDQLNSIFSTLPSVVAAYALEIGDEHTSKERGLLIAVAVPQKDAERVARAVITNLHGCVENFERSIDLTSFEPGDTPDWLDAAKVAPIYERAPTRNLDLSHIQVH; this is encoded by the coding sequence GTGATCCCGGAAGATGAAATAAATCGCTTGATGGACCTGGCGATCGCCGACAAGACCACGGAACCTGCGTTTTTTCGGGCACTGCTTGGGGCGACGCTATATGCGCTTGCGCCACGCAAGTCGAAACGGGGGCGTCTGCACTTCATCCAGTTCACGACGCCGCAGGGAGTCACGGTCTTCCCGTGCTTCACCGATCAAGCTCAGGCCGTGGCGGCCGCCGGTGGCAACGCGACGTTGGTCGGTCTGACCGGTCGGCAACTGCTCGAACTGACGCGCGGCCGAATCTTGCTGCTGAACCCGAATTCGATCAGTTGCCTACTGTATCCGGAAGAAGTCGCGGCACTGCTCGATCGGGACGAAGTCGCCATTGTGGAACAGCTCGAAACAGGCGATCGCCAACTTCGCATCGCCCCGCCGACGGACGTTCCATCACGCTTGATCGATCAGCTGAATTCCATTTTCTCGACGTTGCCGAGCGTCGTCGCGGCCTACGCATTAGAAATCGGGGACGAGCACACATCCAAAGAACGCGGCCTGCTGATCGCAGTGGCCGTGCCGCAGAAGGATGCCGAACGGGTTGCTCGGGCCGTCATTACGAACCTCCATGGATGCGTCGAAAACTTTGAGCGCAGCATCGATCTAACGTCCTTCGAACCAGGAGACACGCCTGATTGGCTTGATGCGGCGAAGGTTGCGCCAATTTACGAACGAGCGCCAACCCGAAATCTTGATTTGTCACATATACAGGTGCATTAG
- a CDS encoding DNA-binding protein, producing MARGITESDVHTAADEIVGAGERPTVERIRALLGTGSPNTVTRWLETWWQGLGQRLHAQQAKLAVPAAPDAVAALTAEWWALALESARISADEDLAADRAALQDERDGLHRDREAFGSEAAVLREQAETAAHAERVASTQAAELQRLVSRLEGQIEEVSQQREAALARAVEAEAVRQAVEQRLQEHQEVAQAERESLANHVRTVEDRAHAEVDRARQEGKELKNQLAAVKKAHAEAEKSLGQRAEAATSKAMAAERESGIQRARADALDDQLGKLRDLPVALEAALRRNEGSSKAKTARGKRPSRGSGTPPKVPAER from the coding sequence ATGGCCCGAGGCATCACCGAATCCGACGTCCACACCGCCGCCGACGAAATCGTTGGCGCCGGCGAGCGACCGACCGTCGAGCGCATCCGCGCGCTCCTAGGCACCGGCTCGCCAAACACCGTCACTCGGTGGCTAGAGACTTGGTGGCAAGGGCTGGGCCAGCGATTGCACGCGCAGCAGGCCAAACTCGCGGTCCCGGCCGCGCCGGACGCGGTCGCTGCCCTAACGGCGGAGTGGTGGGCGCTAGCCCTGGAGAGCGCCCGAATCAGTGCCGACGAGGACCTCGCGGCCGACCGTGCGGCCCTTCAAGACGAGCGCGACGGCCTCCACCGGGACCGCGAGGCTTTCGGCAGCGAGGCTGCGGTTCTGCGTGAGCAGGCGGAAACGGCTGCGCACGCCGAACGCGTGGCGTCGACCCAGGCGGCCGAACTGCAACGGCTGGTCAGTCGGCTCGAAGGGCAGATCGAGGAAGTGTCCCAGCAGCGAGAGGCTGCGCTCGCACGGGCAGTGGAGGCCGAGGCCGTCCGCCAGGCGGTTGAGCAGCGCCTTCAGGAACATCAGGAGGTCGCTCAGGCCGAGCGGGAATCCCTGGCGAACCACGTGCGGACGGTGGAGGATCGCGCCCACGCCGAGGTCGATCGCGCCCGCCAAGAAGGCAAGGAGCTCAAGAATCAGCTGGCGGCCGTCAAAAAGGCGCATGCGGAAGCCGAGAAGTCGCTGGGCCAGCGGGCGGAGGCAGCCACTTCGAAAGCGATGGCGGCGGAGCGTGAATCCGGCATCCAGCGTGCGCGGGCGGATGCTTTGGACGACCAACTGGGCAAGCTCCGTGATCTACCCGTTGCACTGGAAGCGGCTTTGCGCCGGAATGAGGGGTCGTCAAAGGCGAAGACTGCGCGGGGCAAACGACCGAGTCGAGGCTCCGGCACGCCCCCCAAGGTCCCCGCAGAGCGGTGA
- a CDS encoding site-specific integrase: MKRNSTIPASTATATSLVLPEQLAEQAADAVRELLAEAAAANTTRSYATALRYWAGWHRGRYGVDLTLPVGEAVVIQFLVDHIQRKNKTGLVSELPPALDGTMVAAGLKAKVGPLKLSTVTQRVAVLSTAHKLKRLANPCDLPSVRTLLSRARRAAVKRGERATKKTAITRPELEAMLATCDDSLEGLRDRALLCFGFASGGRRRSEIAAADMRDLRKVGEGSYIYRLEYSKTQQAGVTVDSTPDKPILGRSAEALAAWLEAAQIREGAIFRRIWKDRVGPALLPGSVATIVKRRAAMAGLAGDFGAHSLRSGFVTEAGKQGVPLPAVMAMTEHRSVASVIGYFQTGAAEDNPAARLLK; this comes from the coding sequence ATGAAACGAAATAGCACAATCCCCGCAAGCACCGCGACGGCCACCAGCCTGGTGCTGCCCGAACAGTTGGCGGAGCAAGCGGCCGATGCAGTGCGCGAACTGCTCGCCGAAGCGGCCGCCGCCAACACCACGCGCAGCTACGCCACGGCCCTGCGCTACTGGGCTGGCTGGCATCGGGGCCGCTACGGCGTGGATCTCACCTTACCGGTCGGCGAGGCCGTGGTGATCCAGTTTCTGGTCGATCACATCCAGCGCAAGAACAAGACCGGGCTGGTCAGCGAACTGCCGCCGGCCCTGGATGGGACCATGGTGGCCGCCGGGCTCAAGGCCAAAGTCGGGCCGCTGAAGCTCTCCACGGTGACCCAGCGCGTGGCCGTGCTGTCGACGGCACACAAGCTCAAGCGCCTGGCCAACCCGTGCGACTTGCCCAGCGTCAGGACGTTGCTCAGTCGAGCCCGGCGGGCGGCCGTGAAGCGAGGCGAGCGTGCCACCAAAAAGACGGCCATCACCCGCCCCGAGCTCGAGGCGATGCTGGCTACCTGCGATGACAGCCTGGAAGGCCTGCGCGACCGTGCCCTGCTCTGCTTCGGCTTTGCCAGTGGCGGGCGCAGGCGTAGCGAAATCGCGGCAGCCGACATGCGTGACCTGCGCAAGGTCGGCGAGGGCAGCTACATCTATCGGCTGGAGTACTCGAAGACGCAGCAGGCGGGGGTGACGGTAGATTCAACTCCGGACAAGCCGATCCTGGGACGCAGCGCCGAAGCTTTGGCGGCATGGCTTGAAGCAGCCCAGATCCGAGAAGGAGCGATCTTCCGCCGGATCTGGAAGGATCGGGTGGGCCCTGCCCTACTCCCCGGTTCGGTGGCGACGATCGTGAAGCGCCGGGCGGCCATGGCGGGGCTTGCGGGGGACTTTGGAGCGCATAGCTTACGGTCGGGGTTTGTGACCGAAGCTGGCAAGCAAGGGGTGCCTTTGCCGGCAGTGATGGCAATGACCGAGCACCGATCCGTGGCGAGCGTGATTGGATATTTTCAGACTGGCGCGGCCGAGGACAATCCAGCGGCACGGTTACTGAAGTAG
- a CDS encoding GTPase-associated system all-helical protein GASH has product MAKYVRIFWPDPKDEDVSRRNAAVAAIQSWITALDDPWSAILLASALADGVADGRARDEFASEVEQAIVNAGSAAFVREDHDLEIIVVTLVSALDLIARERDASGWTAVDTLAAALWSALSFQPSVLEEPIEVLRQEVLVASRARTMRVAEQSRKRVPVPEIGPLTLPEAQPTGSRANAAYRKATEPLVKALRENAELDREELEFLWWMMEDWSEVLDGRLSDADPLVRAVVAGIDGASKLRRLPASGHRNVVLRGVPSGSPATLTALLTALGDHRATLAKSVDADCVRRSPTGFPLLAAIASGDVNRGGAEIERDAREWGARALLESGILQVAKLRGG; this is encoded by the coding sequence ATGGCGAAGTATGTCAGGATCTTCTGGCCGGACCCGAAGGACGAGGACGTCAGTCGTCGCAACGCGGCGGTCGCGGCGATCCAGTCCTGGATTACTGCGCTCGACGACCCTTGGTCGGCAATCCTGCTGGCCTCAGCGCTGGCCGATGGCGTCGCCGACGGGAGGGCGCGCGACGAGTTCGCCTCGGAGGTAGAGCAGGCAATCGTTAACGCCGGAAGCGCCGCGTTTGTCCGCGAGGACCACGATCTCGAGATCATTGTCGTGACACTCGTTTCGGCCCTGGACCTCATCGCGCGCGAACGAGACGCGTCCGGCTGGACGGCTGTCGACACCTTGGCGGCGGCCCTCTGGTCGGCGCTCTCGTTCCAGCCCTCTGTTTTGGAGGAACCCATCGAAGTTCTCCGTCAGGAGGTACTCGTCGCCTCGCGGGCTAGGACGATGCGGGTCGCCGAACAGTCGCGCAAGCGAGTGCCGGTTCCGGAGATCGGACCACTCACCTTGCCGGAGGCTCAGCCGACGGGCTCGAGGGCGAACGCCGCTTATAGGAAAGCGACCGAACCGTTGGTCAAAGCCCTGCGGGAGAACGCTGAGCTGGACCGCGAGGAGCTCGAATTCCTGTGGTGGATGATGGAAGACTGGAGCGAGGTGCTTGACGGTCGCCTCTCTGACGCTGATCCACTCGTCCGCGCGGTGGTCGCCGGCATCGACGGTGCCTCGAAGCTGCGCCGCCTGCCAGCGTCGGGCCACCGTAATGTGGTGCTGCGCGGAGTGCCGTCCGGAAGCCCCGCCACTTTGACTGCCTTATTGACGGCGCTTGGCGATCATCGCGCGACACTGGCCAAATCGGTAGATGCTGATTGCGTCCGCCGGTCGCCCACTGGCTTCCCACTACTCGCTGCAATCGCGAGCGGTGATGTCAACCGTGGCGGCGCGGAGATCGAGCGCGACGCACGCGAATGGGGAGCGCGGGCTCTACTCGAGAGCGGCATTCTACAGGTCGCAAAGCTGCGGGGCGGCTGA
- a CDS encoding metallophosphoesterase, translating to MTAIFMHLSDIHFGQEKDGGRITINDDAKEQLLEDAAAEIAKLGKSATGIIVTGDIAYAAKYEEYAKAGKWLDRLAERVGCSRLDIQMVPGNHDIDRNAITPITKFHLDAVREHGDKMLDMLLDDEVQREVLYERFAAYRDFSSGYGCDLDVGGAYSADVVVTVAPERTVRFVYLNSALICSLKDDEGKLILGARQRVFTPIDGEEMVVLVHHPLNWLQDSDEAARYFKSRARVIISGHEHFPSLTIMAVEEECDLLMLAAGATAPDDIDEKYTYKYNILTFDWDDGSDALAVTINPRTWNFEMKRFERDSRFLEGRSERNVLGSPYFRRGVSPVAPVQGVVDEQPQAHAVANPITGSTEVDFSMTEDVRLVRLRFFRDLPEDGRRRILVELDVIPADLTDRLDHTIEQRFFAKLVAQGRLGELSAAIDAAILEHKSGEDE from the coding sequence ATGACAGCAATTTTCATGCACTTGTCGGACATCCATTTCGGCCAAGAGAAGGACGGCGGACGCATCACGATAAATGACGATGCGAAGGAACAGCTGCTTGAGGACGCCGCCGCGGAGATCGCGAAACTCGGCAAGAGCGCGACAGGCATTATTGTGACCGGGGATATCGCCTACGCTGCTAAGTACGAGGAGTATGCGAAGGCCGGCAAGTGGCTGGACAGGCTAGCGGAACGCGTTGGTTGTAGCCGCCTCGATATTCAGATGGTCCCTGGAAACCACGACATTGATCGCAACGCCATAACCCCTATCACGAAGTTCCATCTCGACGCAGTTCGGGAGCATGGAGACAAGATGCTGGACATGCTCCTCGATGACGAGGTCCAGCGCGAAGTGCTCTATGAGCGGTTCGCAGCGTACCGGGACTTTTCTAGCGGCTACGGCTGCGACCTAGACGTCGGCGGTGCGTACTCAGCCGACGTGGTTGTCACCGTGGCACCGGAGCGGACTGTCCGTTTCGTCTATCTAAACTCCGCGCTCATCTGTTCGCTGAAGGATGACGAAGGTAAGCTAATACTCGGTGCGCGGCAGCGCGTTTTCACGCCGATCGATGGCGAGGAAATGGTAGTGCTTGTCCATCACCCGCTCAACTGGCTCCAAGACTCGGACGAGGCGGCCCGCTACTTCAAGTCACGAGCCCGCGTCATCATTTCTGGGCACGAGCACTTCCCTTCGTTGACCATTATGGCGGTTGAGGAGGAGTGCGATCTTCTGATGTTGGCCGCCGGCGCGACCGCGCCTGACGACATCGATGAGAAGTACACGTATAAGTACAACATCCTGACTTTCGATTGGGACGACGGGTCCGACGCGCTGGCGGTGACCATCAATCCGCGGACTTGGAACTTCGAGATGAAGCGCTTTGAGCGGGATAGCCGCTTCCTCGAAGGCAGGTCAGAGCGAAATGTGCTCGGATCTCCCTACTTTCGCAGGGGAGTTTCGCCGGTCGCCCCAGTACAGGGCGTCGTGGATGAGCAACCTCAGGCGCACGCAGTCGCCAACCCAATCACGGGGTCGACAGAGGTAGACTTTTCGATGACCGAAGACGTTCGCTTGGTCCGTCTGCGTTTCTTCCGCGATCTTCCGGAGGACGGCCGCCGACGTATCCTAGTCGAGCTCGACGTGATACCCGCCGATCTGACGGACCGTCTGGATCACACTATCGAACAGCGCTTTTTCGCAAAGCTAGTCGCACAGGGGCGTCTCGGCGAATTGTCGGCTGCGATAGACGCGGCGATACTGGAACACAAATCGGGGGAAGATGAATGA
- a CDS encoding efflux RND transporter periplasmic adaptor subunit, producing MRKTPLRLVLLPLALSVAIAACGGDPAPPQQQAGAVTVVTLKSEPVTLTRELPGRTAPFLVAEVRPQVNGIVKRRLFTEGGLVNAGQPLYQLDDASYRADSNSTKANLARAQATLVTARLNAKRTSELAKIDAVSKQDDENATAALRQAEADVKAAQAAVDGSDVVLGYARITAPISGRIGKSSVTQGALVTANQAAPLATVQQLDPIYVDLTQSSSELLELRKGLAAGTLDSTDQLPVTILLEDGTPYSHLGKLAFSEVTVDPSTGSYALRVVVDNPDHLLLPGMYVRAAVGNGVRPDAILVPQPGIARDPKGNATAMVVGKDGKVEVRQVKVSRTIGDKWLVDSGLAAGDKVIVEGLQKIKPGMPVLATEAAPAAAAKPGATASAASQPSIAKPDAAKFAVAKPEAAKSAAPATDAAGQ from the coding sequence ATGCGCAAGACCCCGCTCCGACTGGTTCTCCTCCCCCTCGCCTTGTCCGTCGCGATCGCCGCCTGTGGCGGGGATCCCGCCCCGCCGCAACAGCAGGCAGGCGCGGTGACCGTGGTCACGCTGAAGTCCGAGCCCGTGACCCTGACCCGCGAACTGCCGGGGCGGACCGCCCCGTTCCTCGTCGCCGAGGTGCGGCCGCAGGTCAACGGCATCGTCAAACGCCGGCTGTTCACCGAGGGCGGCCTGGTCAACGCCGGGCAACCGCTGTACCAGCTCGACGACGCCTCGTACCGCGCCGACAGCAACAGCACCAAGGCGAATCTGGCCCGTGCCCAGGCGACCCTGGTCACGGCGCGACTGAACGCCAAGCGCACCTCCGAGCTGGCCAAGATCGACGCGGTCAGCAAGCAGGACGACGAAAACGCCACCGCCGCGCTGCGCCAGGCCGAGGCCGACGTCAAAGCCGCGCAGGCCGCCGTCGACGGCAGCGACGTGGTGCTCGGCTACGCCCGCATCACCGCACCCATCAGCGGCCGCATTGGCAAGTCATCGGTGACCCAGGGTGCGCTGGTCACCGCCAACCAGGCCGCCCCGCTGGCGACGGTGCAGCAACTCGACCCGATCTATGTCGACCTCACCCAGTCCAGCAGCGAACTGCTGGAGCTGCGCAAAGGGCTGGCCGCCGGCACGCTCGACAGCACCGACCAGCTGCCGGTGACGATCCTGCTGGAAGACGGCACCCCGTACTCGCACCTGGGCAAGCTGGCGTTCTCCGAAGTCACCGTCGACCCGTCCACCGGCAGCTACGCGCTGCGCGTGGTGGTCGACAACCCGGACCACCTGCTGCTGCCGGGCATGTACGTGCGCGCGGCGGTCGGCAATGGCGTGCGTCCGGACGCGATCCTCGTGCCGCAGCCCGGCATCGCCCGCGACCCCAAGGGCAATGCCACCGCGATGGTCGTCGGCAAGGACGGCAAGGTCGAGGTCCGCCAGGTCAAGGTCAGCCGCACCATCGGCGACAAGTGGCTGGTCGACAGTGGCCTGGCCGCCGGCGACAAGGTGATTGTCGAAGGCCTGCAGAAGATCAAGCCCGGCATGCCAGTGCTGGCCACCGAGGCAGCCCCAGCCGCCGCGGCCAAGCCGGGCGCCACCGCGTCGGCTGCCAGCCAGCCCTCCATCGCCAAGCCCGACGCAGCCAAGTTTGCCGTAGCCAAGCCTGAGGCAGCCAAGTCTGCCGCCCCGGCCACCGACGCCGCAGGGCAATAA
- a CDS encoding efflux RND transporter permease subunit has protein sequence MARFFIDRPIFAWVIAIIIMLAGSLAIFTLPISQYPTIAPPTVTIAATYPGASAKVVQDSVTQIIEQNMKGLDGLLYFSSTSEGNGRASVTLTFENGTDPDTAQVQVQNKLQSAMPLLPQEVQRQGVNVSKASSGFLQVLGFVSEDGSMTKDDISDYVGVNLVDPLSRVPGVGNIQVFGAKYAMRIWLDPNKLDTYRLTPGDVTAAVQAQNAQVAVGSLGGAPSIQGQQINATITAQDRLQTPEQFRNIVVRSNADGSVLKLGDVARVEIGAESYDFITRYNGQAASGLAISLATGANALDTAAGVKATLDELSPFFPAGLKAVIPFDSTPFVRVAIKGVITTLLEAIVLVFLVMYLFMQNFRATLIPTIAVPVVLLGTFGILAAMGFSINMLTMFAMVLAIGLLVDDAIVVVENVERLMSEEGLSPLEATRKSMDQITGALVGIALVLSAVFVPMAFMSGSTGIIYRQFSATIVSAMALSVLVAIVLTPALCATMLKPLKKGEHHGSKGFFGWFNRTFDNGSSNYQRGVRGILGRPKRFLAIFTAMLLVMGLLFMRLPSSFLPAEDQGVLFAQVQTPVGSTEERTMQSMEKLEQHFLQNEKDTVESVFSVQGFSFGGMGQNNGMAFVRLKDWSERDSEDLGINAVAGRAMMSLSSIKDAFVFAFAPPAMPELGTAAGFTFYLKDNAGHGHEALVAARNQLLGAAAQSKLLTNVRPNGQEDTPQLRLDLDQEKAGALGLSTATINSTLSAAWGGQYIDDFIDRGRVKRVMLQADAPFRMVPEDFNRWSVRNTTGDMVPFSAFGTSSWDYGSPRLERYNGVPAVQIQGEAAAGESSGEAMAEIEKLVAGLPQGFDIEWTGLSYQERQAGSQTPLLYTLSLLIVFLCLAALYESWTIPTAVLLVAPLGILGTVLAASMRGMERDVYFQVAMLTTVGLTSKNAILIVEFAKANLESGMDLIKATMTAVRDRLRPILMTSLAFGLGVLPLAISSGAGSGAQRAIGTGVLGGMILGTLLGLFFIPLFFVVVERLFVQRKKHPIDASTAALPAAGATAGGHGHE, from the coding sequence ATGGCTCGTTTCTTCATCGATCGCCCGATCTTCGCTTGGGTCATCGCGATCATCATCATGCTCGCCGGCTCGCTGGCGATCTTCACCCTGCCGATCTCGCAGTACCCGACCATCGCGCCGCCGACGGTGACGATCGCCGCGACCTACCCCGGCGCCTCGGCCAAGGTGGTCCAGGACTCGGTGACGCAGATCATCGAGCAGAACATGAAGGGCCTCGACGGCCTGCTGTATTTCTCCTCGACCAGCGAAGGCAACGGCCGCGCCTCGGTCACGCTGACCTTCGAAAACGGCACCGACCCCGACACCGCCCAGGTGCAGGTCCAGAACAAGCTGCAATCGGCGATGCCGCTGCTGCCGCAGGAAGTGCAGCGGCAAGGCGTCAACGTCAGCAAGGCCAGCTCCGGCTTCCTGCAGGTGCTCGGCTTCGTGTCCGAAGACGGCAGCATGACCAAGGACGACATCTCCGACTATGTCGGCGTCAACCTGGTCGACCCGCTCAGCCGCGTCCCCGGCGTCGGCAACATCCAGGTCTTCGGCGCCAAGTACGCCATGCGGATCTGGCTGGACCCGAACAAGCTCGACACCTATCGCCTCACACCCGGTGACGTGACCGCCGCCGTGCAGGCGCAGAACGCGCAGGTCGCGGTCGGCTCGCTCGGCGGTGCGCCGTCGATCCAGGGCCAGCAGATCAACGCCACCATCACCGCGCAGGACCGCCTGCAGACGCCCGAGCAGTTCCGCAACATCGTCGTGCGCAGCAATGCCGACGGCTCGGTGCTCAAGCTGGGCGACGTGGCGCGGGTCGAGATCGGCGCGGAAAGCTACGACTTCATCACCCGCTACAACGGCCAGGCGGCCAGCGGCCTGGCGATCTCGCTGGCGACCGGCGCCAATGCCCTGGACACCGCTGCCGGCGTGAAAGCCACGCTCGACGAACTGTCGCCGTTCTTTCCCGCAGGCCTGAAGGCCGTCATCCCGTTCGACAGCACGCCGTTCGTGCGGGTGGCGATCAAGGGCGTGATCACGACCCTGCTCGAAGCGATCGTGCTGGTGTTCCTGGTGATGTACCTGTTCATGCAGAACTTCCGCGCCACCCTGATCCCGACGATCGCGGTGCCGGTGGTACTGCTGGGCACGTTCGGCATCCTCGCGGCGATGGGCTTCTCCATCAACATGCTGACCATGTTCGCGATGGTGCTGGCGATCGGCCTGCTGGTCGACGACGCCATCGTGGTGGTGGAAAACGTCGAACGCCTGATGAGCGAGGAAGGCCTGTCGCCGCTGGAGGCGACGCGCAAATCGATGGACCAGATCACCGGCGCGCTGGTGGGCATCGCCCTGGTGCTGTCGGCGGTGTTCGTGCCGATGGCCTTCATGTCCGGCTCGACCGGCATCATCTACCGGCAGTTCTCGGCGACGATCGTGTCGGCGATGGCGCTGTCGGTGCTGGTCGCGATCGTGCTGACCCCGGCGCTGTGCGCGACCATGCTCAAGCCGCTGAAGAAGGGCGAACACCACGGCAGCAAGGGTTTCTTCGGCTGGTTCAACCGAACCTTCGACAACGGCAGCAGCAACTACCAACGCGGCGTGCGCGGCATCCTCGGGCGCCCGAAGCGCTTCCTGGCGATCTTCACCGCGATGCTGCTGGTGATGGGCCTGCTGTTCATGCGCCTGCCCAGTTCGTTCCTGCCGGCCGAGGACCAGGGCGTGCTGTTCGCCCAGGTGCAGACGCCGGTCGGCTCGACCGAGGAGCGCACGATGCAGTCGATGGAGAAGCTCGAGCAGCACTTCCTGCAGAACGAGAAGGACACGGTCGAATCGGTGTTCAGCGTGCAGGGCTTCAGCTTCGGCGGCATGGGCCAGAACAACGGCATGGCGTTCGTGAGGCTCAAGGACTGGAGCGAGCGCGACTCGGAGGATCTGGGCATCAACGCCGTCGCCGGCCGCGCCATGATGTCACTGTCCAGCATCAAGGACGCTTTCGTCTTCGCCTTCGCGCCGCCGGCCATGCCTGAGCTCGGCACCGCCGCCGGCTTCACCTTCTACCTCAAGGACAACGCCGGCCACGGCCACGAGGCCCTGGTCGCGGCACGCAACCAGCTGCTCGGTGCGGCGGCGCAAAGCAAGTTGCTGACCAACGTGCGCCCGAACGGCCAGGAAGACACGCCGCAGTTGCGTCTGGATCTCGACCAGGAAAAGGCCGGCGCGCTCGGTCTTTCCACCGCCACCATCAACTCGACGTTGTCGGCGGCCTGGGGTGGGCAATACATCGATGACTTCATCGACCGCGGCCGCGTCAAGCGCGTGATGCTGCAGGCCGATGCGCCGTTCCGCATGGTGCCGGAGGACTTCAACCGCTGGTCGGTGCGCAACACCACCGGCGACATGGTGCCGTTCTCGGCGTTTGGCACGTCCAGCTGGGACTACGGCTCGCCGCGCCTGGAACGCTACAACGGCGTGCCGGCGGTGCAGATCCAGGGCGAGGCGGCAGCGGGCGAGAGTTCGGGCGAGGCCATGGCCGAGATCGAAAAGCTGGTCGCGGGCTTGCCGCAGGGCTTCGACATCGAATGGACCGGCCTGTCCTACCAGGAACGCCAAGCCGGTTCGCAGACGCCGCTGCTGTACACGCTGTCGCTGCTGATCGTGTTCCTGTGCCTGGCCGCTCTGTACGAAAGCTGGACGATCCCGACCGCCGTGTTGCTGGTGGCGCCGCTGGGCATCCTCGGCACCGTGCTGGCCGCGTCGATGCGTGGCATGGAGCGCGACGTCTACTTCCAGGTGGCGATGCTCACCACCGTCGGCCTGACCAGCAAGAACGCGATCCTGATCGTCGAGTTCGCCAAGGCCAACCTGGAAAGTGGCATGGACCTGATCAAGGCCACCATGACCGCCGTGCGCGACCGCCTGCGGCCGATCCTGATGACGTCGCTGGCGTTCGGCCTGGGCGTGCTGCCGCTGGCCATCTCCAGCGGTGCCGGCTCCGGCGCGCAGCGTGCGATCGGCACCGGCGTGCTCGGTGGCATGATCCTGGGCACGTTGCTGGGCCTGTTCTTCATCCCGCTGTTCTTCGTGGTGGTCGAACGCTTGTTCGTCCAGCGCAAGAAACACCCCATCGACGCAAGCACCGCAGCCCTGCCCGCTGCAGGTGCCACCGCAGGAGGCCATGGCCATGAGTAA